A window of Eikenella corrodens contains these coding sequences:
- a CDS encoding recombinase RecA: MFSQEETQSLLAEKGIGKTVLQRLQQMGLDNVAKLAAADVDDMLQQGAALTGSTCWKNSPQARAAMQAAVSWAKRQKAAK; the protein is encoded by the coding sequence ATGTTCAGCCAAGAAGAAACCCAATCTCTGCTCGCTGAAAAAGGCATCGGCAAAACCGTGCTGCAACGCTTGCAGCAAATGGGCTTGGACAACGTGGCCAAACTGGCCGCCGCCGATGTGGACGACATGCTGCAACAGGGCGCGGCGCTCACCGGCAGCACCTGCTGGAAAAACAGCCCGCAGGCACGCGCCGCCATGCAGGCTGCCGTGAGCTGGGCAAAGCGGCAGAAGGCGGCAAAGTAA
- a CDS encoding FMN-dependent NADH-azoreductase, which produces MADTLIINAHPNPHSSMSATNRMVAHLLAKLPAGSVQTVNLAETDIQTLDKAAVEMFIATVFQRQQPNAEQAALFARMMSVVEQVKSARRLVIAYPMYNFGIPARLKDWLDNLVVPDETFRFGEDGAPQGLMGAHKVLLLQASGSVYSAGPMAQMDFASSYLKTLLGGFLGFASVDTVRAEGTSGDNREVAVQRACADIDAVYDRFAA; this is translated from the coding sequence ATGGCCGATACCCTGATTATCAACGCCCATCCCAATCCGCATTCATCCATGTCCGCCACCAACCGCATGGTTGCCCACCTGCTGGCCAAGCTTCCCGCAGGCAGCGTGCAAACCGTTAATCTGGCGGAAACCGACATCCAGACGTTGGACAAGGCCGCGGTGGAAATGTTTATCGCCACCGTGTTCCAAAGGCAGCAGCCGAACGCGGAACAGGCGGCGTTATTTGCTCGGATGATGTCTGTGGTGGAGCAAGTAAAATCCGCCCGCCGCCTCGTTATCGCCTATCCGATGTATAACTTCGGCATCCCCGCCCGCCTGAAAGACTGGCTGGACAATCTGGTTGTGCCCGACGAAACCTTCCGCTTCGGCGAAGACGGCGCACCGCAAGGCCTGATGGGCGCGCACAAAGTGCTGCTGTTACAAGCCAGCGGCAGCGTTTATTCCGCAGGCCCGATGGCGCAAATGGATTTCGCTTCAAGCTACCTGAAAACCCTGCTCGGCGGTTTCTTGGGCTTCGCTTCGGTGGACACCGTCCGCGCCGAAGGCACATCGGGTGATAATCGGGAAGTAGCGGTTCAACGTGCCTGCGCCGACATCGATGCCGTGTATGACCGCTTCGCCGCCTAA
- a CDS encoding DksA/TraR family C4-type zinc finger protein — translation MAGGWAPDGAEQAQIDANLDDALAAARQNLPSGESARECAECGEPIPEARRRALPGVQLCIACQEEADKQQRFQAAYNRRGSKDSQLK, via the coding sequence ATGGCCGGCGGCTGGGCGCCCGACGGCGCGGAACAGGCGCAAATTGACGCCAATTTAGACGACGCGTTGGCGGCCGCCCGGCAAAACCTGCCCTCCGGCGAAAGCGCCCGCGAATGCGCCGAATGCGGCGAGCCGATTCCCGAAGCCCGCCGCCGCGCCCTGCCCGGCGTGCAGTTGTGCATTGCCTGCCAAGAAGAGGCGGACAAGCAACAGCGTTTTCAGGCTGCCTACAACCGGCGCGGCAGTAAGGACAGCCAGCTGAAATAG
- the iscU gene encoding Fe-S cluster assembly scaffold IscU, which produces MAYSDKVIDHYENPRNVGTFDKDDSDVGTGMVGAPACGDVMRLQIKVNDQGIIEDAKFKTYGCGSAIASSSLITEWVKGKSLDDALVIKNSEIAEELELPPVKIHCSILAEDAVKAAVADYKKKKGA; this is translated from the coding sequence ATGGCATACAGCGACAAAGTTATCGACCATTACGAAAACCCACGCAACGTCGGCACGTTCGACAAAGACGACAGCGACGTCGGCACCGGCATGGTGGGCGCGCCCGCCTGCGGCGACGTGATGCGCCTGCAAATCAAAGTGAACGACCAAGGCATCATCGAAGACGCCAAATTCAAAACCTACGGCTGCGGCTCCGCCATCGCCTCATCCAGCCTGATTACCGAATGGGTGAAAGGCAAAAGCCTGGACGACGCGCTGGTGATTAAAAACAGTGAAATCGCCGAAGAATTGGAATTGCCGCCTGTAAAAATCCACTGCTCAATTTTGGCGGAAGACGCGGTGAAAGCCGCCGTGGCGGACTATAAAAAGAAAAAAGGCGCGTAA
- a CDS encoding IscS subfamily cysteine desulfurase: MTIKTPIYLDYAATTPVDQRVAEKMIPYLTETFGNPASSSHAFGWTAEEAVEKARADIAALINADAKEIVFTSGATESDNLAIKGAANFYKTKGKHLITVKTEHKAVLDTMRELERQGFEVTYLGVKENGLIDLEELKAAIRDDTILISVMWVNNEIGVVQDIPAIGEICRERKIIFHVDAAQACGKVPVDVEAAKIDLLSMSGHKVYGPKGIGALYVRRKPRVRLEAQMHGGGHERGFRSGTLPTHQIVGMGEAFRIAKEELEQDMAHYRKLRDIFLKGIEGIEEVYINGDLEHRAPNNLNVSFNFVEGESLIMAVKELAVSSGSACTSASLEPSYVLRALGRNDELAHSSLRITFGRMTTEEEVQFAAELIKSKIGKLRELSPLWEMFKDGIDLNSIEWAAH; this comes from the coding sequence ATGACCATCAAAACCCCCATCTACCTCGACTACGCCGCCACCACTCCCGTTGACCAACGCGTGGCTGAAAAAATGATTCCCTATCTGACCGAAACCTTCGGCAACCCCGCATCCAGCAGTCACGCATTCGGCTGGACGGCGGAAGAAGCCGTTGAAAAAGCCCGTGCCGACATCGCCGCCCTGATTAACGCCGATGCCAAAGAAATCGTCTTCACCAGCGGCGCGACCGAGTCCGACAACCTCGCCATCAAAGGCGCGGCAAACTTCTACAAAACCAAAGGCAAACACCTCATCACCGTCAAAACCGAACACAAAGCCGTGCTCGACACCATGCGCGAACTCGAACGCCAAGGCTTTGAAGTAACCTACCTCGGCGTGAAGGAAAACGGTTTGATTGATTTGGAAGAACTCAAAGCCGCCATCCGCGACGACACCATCCTGATTTCCGTAATGTGGGTGAACAACGAAATCGGCGTGGTGCAAGACATTCCCGCTATCGGCGAAATCTGTCGCGAACGCAAAATCATCTTCCACGTCGATGCCGCCCAAGCCTGCGGCAAAGTGCCTGTTGACGTTGAAGCCGCCAAAATCGACCTGCTGTCCATGTCCGGCCACAAAGTGTACGGCCCCAAAGGCATCGGCGCGCTGTACGTCCGCCGCAAACCCCGCGTCCGCCTCGAAGCCCAAATGCACGGCGGCGGCCACGAACGCGGCTTCCGCAGCGGCACCCTGCCGACCCACCAAATCGTCGGCATGGGCGAAGCCTTCCGCATCGCCAAAGAAGAACTCGAGCAAGACATGGCGCACTACCGCAAACTGCGGGACATCTTCCTCAAAGGCATCGAAGGCATCGAAGAAGTCTATATCAACGGCGACCTCGAACACCGCGCCCCGAACAACCTGAACGTCAGCTTCAACTTCGTCGAAGGCGAAAGCCTGATTATGGCGGTCAAAGAACTCGCCGTATCCAGCGGCTCCGCCTGTACTTCTGCCAGCCTCGAGCCAAGCTACGTACTGCGCGCGCTCGGCCGCAACGACGAACTGGCGCACTCATCCCTGCGCATCACCTTCGGCCGCATGACCACCGAAGAAGAAGTGCAGTTCGCCGCCGAACTGATTAAATCCAAAATCGGCAAACTGCGCGAACTGTCGCCGCTGTGGGAAATGTTCAAAGACGGGATTGATTTGAACTCGATTGAGTGGGCGGCGCATTAA
- a CDS encoding Rrf2 family transcriptional regulator, with product MRLTTKGRFAVTAMLDLALYGRENPVSLNAISGRQNISLSYLEQLFGKLRRAGLVESVRGPGGGYLLSRQPGSINIAEIIHAAEDKLDATRCGGQTNCHKGAPCLTHDLWESLNQTIQGYLNSVSLQDVLDKRAGHRHHEAAISLTHIRYS from the coding sequence ATGCGATTAACCACCAAAGGCCGTTTCGCCGTAACCGCCATGCTGGACTTGGCGCTGTACGGGCGCGAAAACCCCGTCAGCCTCAATGCTATCAGCGGCCGGCAGAATATTTCCTTATCCTACCTCGAACAGCTTTTCGGCAAACTGCGCCGTGCCGGGCTGGTAGAAAGCGTGCGCGGGCCCGGCGGCGGCTATCTGCTCAGCCGACAGCCCGGCAGCATCAACATTGCCGAAATCATCCACGCCGCCGAAGACAAGCTGGATGCCACCCGCTGCGGCGGCCAAACCAACTGCCACAAAGGCGCGCCCTGCCTCACGCACGATTTGTGGGAAAGCCTCAATCAAACCATCCAAGGCTACCTGAACAGTGTCTCTCTGCAAGACGTGCTGGATAAAAGGGCTGGCCACCGCCATCATGAGGCCGCCATCAGCCTTACCCATATCCGCTATAGCTAA
- a CDS encoding glutamine--tRNA ligase/YqeY domain fusion protein, whose amino-acid sequence MLNKDQFADNHFIRTIIEDDLKSGKHTSIQTRFPPEPNGYLHIGHAKSICLNFGLAYVYDGLCNLRFDDTNPEKESDEYVNSIKEDVHWLGFEWAGEPRFASNYFDQLFDYAVGLIKDGKAYVDDLTPEEMREYRGTLTEAGKNSPYRDRSVEENLDLFTRMKNGEFPDGSKTLRLKIDMASGNINMRDPVIYRIRRAHHHNTGDKWCIYPMYDYTHCISDAIEGITHSLCTLEFEDHRPLYDWVLDNIPAPHPTRPRQYEFSRLELLYSITSKRKLNQLVSDGHVAGWDDPRMPTISGMRRRGYTPEGLRLFAKRAGISKSENIVDMSVLEGAIREELENSAPRMMAVLNPLKVTLTNFQTAWTESRTAPYHPNREDMGSRELPISSTLYIEADDFSENPPKGWKRLTPGGEVRLRHSYVMKCDEVVKDAAGNIVELKCSLDYDTLGKNPEGRKVKGVIHWLSAEHAVPATVRLYDRLFTVERPDAVRGKDGAYLPFTDFLNPESVKEITAYVEASANDLPSESRWQFERLGYFVTDRRDHAQGKPVFNRTVTLKDTWQAKA is encoded by the coding sequence ATGCTTAATAAAGACCAATTCGCCGACAACCACTTCATCCGCACCATCATCGAAGACGACCTCAAAAGTGGCAAACACACCTCCATCCAAACCCGTTTCCCGCCCGAGCCCAACGGCTATCTGCACATCGGCCACGCCAAATCCATCTGCCTGAATTTCGGTTTGGCCTATGTTTACGACGGCCTGTGCAACCTGCGTTTTGACGACACCAATCCCGAAAAAGAAAGCGACGAATACGTCAATTCCATCAAGGAAGACGTGCACTGGCTGGGCTTTGAATGGGCGGGCGAACCGCGTTTTGCCTCCAATTATTTCGACCAACTATTCGACTACGCCGTCGGCCTGATTAAAGACGGCAAAGCCTATGTCGATGATTTGACGCCCGAAGAAATGCGCGAATACCGCGGCACGCTGACCGAAGCGGGCAAAAACAGCCCTTACCGCGACCGCAGCGTCGAAGAAAACCTCGACCTGTTCACACGCATGAAAAACGGCGAATTCCCCGACGGCAGCAAAACCCTGCGCCTGAAAATCGACATGGCATCGGGCAACATCAATATGCGCGACCCCGTCATCTACCGCATCCGCCGCGCCCACCACCACAACACCGGCGACAAATGGTGCATCTACCCGATGTACGACTACACGCATTGCATTTCCGATGCCATCGAAGGCATCACGCACTCCTTATGTACGCTCGAATTTGAAGACCACCGCCCGCTCTACGACTGGGTGTTGGACAACATCCCCGCGCCGCACCCCACCCGCCCGCGCCAATACGAGTTTTCCCGTTTGGAATTGTTGTATTCCATCACCTCCAAACGCAAGCTGAACCAACTGGTTTCAGACGGCCACGTTGCCGGTTGGGACGATCCGCGTATGCCGACGATTTCCGGCATGCGCCGCCGCGGCTACACGCCCGAAGGCCTGCGCCTGTTTGCCAAACGCGCCGGTATTTCCAAATCTGAAAACATCGTCGATATGAGCGTGTTGGAAGGCGCGATTCGCGAAGAGTTGGAAAATTCCGCCCCGCGCATGATGGCCGTGTTGAATCCGCTCAAAGTAACGCTCACCAATTTTCAGACGGCCTGGACCGAAAGCCGCACTGCACCCTATCATCCGAACCGCGAAGACATGGGTAGCCGCGAACTGCCGATTTCGTCCACGCTCTACATCGAAGCCGACGATTTCAGCGAAAACCCGCCCAAGGGCTGGAAACGCCTCACGCCCGGCGGCGAAGTGCGCCTGCGCCACAGCTATGTGATGAAGTGCGACGAAGTGGTGAAAGACGCCGCCGGCAACATCGTCGAACTCAAATGCAGCTTGGATTACGACACCTTGGGCAAAAATCCCGAAGGCCGCAAAGTGAAAGGCGTTATCCACTGGCTCTCCGCCGAACACGCCGTACCCGCCACTGTGCGCCTGTACGACCGCCTGTTTACCGTGGAGCGCCCAGATGCCGTGCGCGGCAAAGACGGCGCATACCTGCCGTTCACCGATTTCCTCAACCCCGAATCGGTCAAAGAAATCACCGCCTACGTCGAAGCCTCCGCCAACGATTTGCCGAGTGAAAGCCGCTGGCAGTTTGAGCGACTGGGCTACTTCGTTACCGACCGCCGCGACCACGCGCAAGGCAAACCCGTGTTCAACCGCACGGTTACGCTGAAAGATACTTGGCAGGCCAAAGCTTAA
- the pncA gene encoding bifunctional nicotinamidase/pyrazinamidase, which translates to MRALLLVDIQNDFMPSGSLPVAEGDAIIEPVNRIIGSYPLVVASQDWHPAGHESFASAHAGKKPFDVINLHGLEQVLWPDHCIAGSSGAAFHPELNTTHIAAVFRKGMDKHTDSYSAFYDNGRRSSTRLAAYLRAHGVTDIDVAGLAADFCVYFSMVDALAEGFRVRLLEHATRAIDAAGFAAKKAELLAHPNFSLAD; encoded by the coding sequence ATGCGAGCCCTTCTTTTGGTCGATATCCAAAACGACTTCATGCCAAGCGGCAGCCTGCCTGTGGCCGAGGGCGATGCCATTATCGAGCCGGTAAACCGGATTATCGGCAGCTACCCGCTGGTGGTGGCCTCGCAAGACTGGCACCCCGCCGGGCACGAGAGCTTCGCCTCCGCCCATGCCGGCAAAAAGCCGTTCGACGTCATCAACCTGCACGGTTTGGAGCAAGTGCTGTGGCCGGACCACTGCATTGCCGGCAGCAGCGGCGCAGCGTTCCATCCCGAGCTCAACACCACGCACATCGCCGCCGTATTCCGCAAGGGCATGGACAAGCACACCGACAGCTACAGCGCGTTTTACGATAACGGCCGCCGTAGCAGCACCCGGCTTGCCGCCTACCTACGCGCCCACGGCGTAACCGATATTGACGTGGCGGGGTTGGCGGCCGATTTCTGCGTGTATTTCAGCATGGTCGACGCGCTCGCCGAAGGCTTCCGCGTGCGCCTGCTCGAGCACGCCACCCGCGCCATCGATGCCGCAGGCTTCGCCGCCAAAAAAGCCGAACTGCTGGCGCATCCGAATTTTTCGCTGGCCGATTAG
- the dapD gene encoding 2,3,4,5-tetrahydropyridine-2,6-dicarboxylate N-succinyltransferase, which yields MSLQSIIETAFEQRAEITPHSVSAEVKEAVLDTIYQLDSGSLRVAERQGVGQWKVNEWAKKAVLLSFRIADNEVSSDGVSKYFDKVPTKFADWIPQQFQVAGFRAVPGAVARRGSFIGKNVVLMPSYVNIGAYVDEGTMVDTWATVGSCAQIGKNVHLSGGVGIGGVLEPLQAAPTIIEDNCFIGARSEIVEGVIVEEGSVISMGVYIGQSTKIYDRETGEIHYGRVPAGSVVVSGSLPAKDGSHSLYCAVIVKKVDAQTRAKTSVNELLRGV from the coding sequence ATGTCTCTACAAAGCATCATCGAAACCGCGTTTGAACAGCGCGCCGAAATTACCCCGCACAGCGTTTCCGCCGAAGTGAAGGAAGCCGTGCTCGATACGATTTATCAGCTCGATTCCGGCAGCCTGCGCGTGGCCGAGCGGCAGGGCGTGGGGCAGTGGAAAGTGAACGAGTGGGCGAAAAAGGCCGTGTTGCTTTCCTTCCGCATTGCCGATAACGAAGTATCCAGCGACGGCGTGAGCAAATATTTCGACAAAGTGCCCACCAAGTTCGCCGATTGGATTCCCCAGCAGTTTCAGGTAGCCGGTTTCCGCGCCGTGCCCGGCGCCGTGGCGCGCCGCGGCAGCTTTATCGGTAAAAACGTGGTGTTGATGCCCTCTTATGTGAATATCGGCGCCTATGTGGACGAAGGCACGATGGTGGACACTTGGGCCACCGTGGGCTCTTGCGCGCAAATCGGCAAAAACGTGCACCTGAGCGGCGGCGTGGGCATTGGCGGCGTGCTCGAGCCTTTGCAGGCCGCGCCCACCATCATTGAAGACAACTGCTTCATCGGCGCGCGTAGCGAAATCGTGGAAGGCGTGATTGTGGAAGAAGGTAGCGTGATTTCCATGGGCGTGTATATCGGCCAATCCACCAAAATCTACGACCGCGAAACCGGCGAAATCCACTACGGCCGCGTGCCTGCCGGTTCGGTGGTGGTGTCCGGCAGCCTGCCCGCGAAAGACGGCTCGCACAGCCTCTACTGCGCCGTGATCGTGAAAAAAGTGGACGCGCAAACCCGCGCCAAAACCAGCGTGAACGAATTGCTGCGCGGCGTGTAG
- the aat gene encoding leucyl/phenylalanyl-tRNA--protein transferase translates to MAQNIPLLPEGCLQFPDPHQAIAEHDGLVAVSRDLTAQRLLAAYQQGIFPWFEEDGLFFWFATAPRTVLQPQRLHIGRSLAKTMRNRHYAVTVNQNFHAVISACAATPRPHQGGSWIAPAFQVAYNELHRIGHAHSFECWYPDEGGHLLLAGGLYGVQIGRVFFGESMFAWQNDASKIAFAHAVPFLQRCGIALIDCQQDTPHLARFGSELLAFDDFQTELNRLTAQTLAEPIGQRLLQQQGAWFGKEE, encoded by the coding sequence ATGGCTCAAAATATTCCTTTGCTGCCGGAAGGCTGTTTGCAGTTCCCCGACCCGCATCAGGCCATTGCCGAACACGACGGCCTGGTGGCAGTGAGCCGGGATTTGACGGCACAACGGCTTTTGGCAGCCTATCAGCAGGGCATCTTCCCGTGGTTTGAGGAGGATGGCCTGTTTTTTTGGTTTGCCACCGCGCCGCGCACGGTGCTGCAGCCCCAGCGGCTGCACATCGGCCGCTCGCTGGCCAAGACCATGCGCAACCGGCATTATGCGGTAACGGTCAATCAAAACTTCCACGCCGTGATTTCCGCCTGCGCCGCCACGCCCAGGCCGCATCAGGGCGGCAGTTGGATTGCACCGGCGTTTCAGGTAGCCTACAACGAGCTGCACCGCATCGGCCATGCGCATTCGTTCGAATGCTGGTATCCCGATGAGGGCGGGCATCTGCTGTTGGCCGGCGGGCTTTACGGCGTGCAGATCGGGCGGGTGTTTTTTGGCGAATCGATGTTTGCCTGGCAGAACGATGCCTCGAAAATCGCCTTTGCCCACGCCGTGCCGTTTTTGCAGCGCTGCGGCATCGCCTTGATCGATTGCCAGCAAGACACGCCGCATCTGGCGCGTTTCGGCTCGGAGCTGCTGGCTTTTGACGATTTCCAGACCGAATTAAACCGCCTGACCGCACAAACACTTGCCGAGCCCATCGGCCAGCGCCTGCTCCAACAGCAGGGCGCGTGGTTCGGCAAGGAGGAATGA
- the fur gene encoding ferric iron uptake transcriptional regulator codes for MENNIAQLKGSGLKVTGPRLKILDLFETHAEEHLSAEDVYRILLEEGVEIGVATIYRVLTQFEQADILLRHHFESGKAVYELNKGDHHDHIVCVKCGKVTEFHNPTIESLQGKIAEDNGYRIVDHALYLYGVCGDCQQKHHL; via the coding sequence ATGGAAAACAATATTGCACAACTCAAAGGCAGCGGCCTGAAAGTAACCGGCCCGCGCCTGAAGATTTTGGATTTGTTTGAAACCCACGCCGAAGAGCACCTGAGCGCGGAAGACGTGTACCGCATCCTTCTGGAAGAAGGCGTTGAAATCGGCGTGGCCACCATTTACCGCGTTTTAACCCAGTTCGAACAGGCCGATATTTTATTGCGCCACCATTTCGAGAGCGGTAAGGCGGTGTACGAACTGAACAAGGGCGACCACCACGACCACATCGTGTGCGTGAAATGCGGCAAGGTTACCGAGTTTCACAATCCCACCATCGAAAGCCTGCAAGGCAAAATTGCCGAAGATAACGGCTACCGCATCGTGGATCACGCGCTGTATCTGTATGGCGTGTGCGGCGATTGTCAGCAGAAACACCATTTATAA
- a CDS encoding outer membrane protein assembly factor BamE: MNKSVYLALAACIGLAACSTERLARFPSYKLTIVQGNELDLQAVASLHQGLSKEQVQHILGTPLLRDPLHGNRWDYVFEVSRGGKVRERKNLTLYFDANDSLVKAEGDVLDELRKQQQQAAPAGQAAQ; encoded by the coding sequence GTGAATAAATCCGTTTATTTGGCCTTGGCCGCCTGCATCGGCTTGGCCGCGTGCAGCACCGAACGCCTCGCCCGCTTCCCCTCCTACAAGCTCACCATCGTGCAGGGCAACGAGCTCGATTTGCAGGCCGTAGCCTCGCTGCACCAAGGCTTGAGCAAAGAGCAGGTGCAGCACATCCTGGGCACGCCGCTGCTGCGCGACCCGCTGCACGGCAACCGCTGGGACTACGTTTTTGAAGTGAGCCGCGGCGGCAAAGTGCGCGAACGCAAAAACCTCACCCTGTATTTCGATGCGAACGATTCCCTGGTTAAAGCCGAAGGCGACGTATTGGACGAGTTGCGCAAGCAACAACAGCAAGCCGCGCCTGCCGGCCAAGCCGCGCAATAA
- the dapB gene encoding 4-hydroxy-tetrahydrodipicolinate reductase has product MSATIRVALAGVNGRMGKVLVEAVAANPHTVLTGALEHAGSEALGLDAGHASGLKTGVAVSSDIDAVLANCDVLIDFTRPNVSGSLLPRCAEHGIKMVIGTTGFDEAGKAAIAAAAEHTGIVFAANFSIGVNLTFHILDTVTRVLNEGYDIEIIEAHHRHKVDAPSGTALRMGEVIAHALGRNLADCAVYGREGHTGARSPQTIGFATVRGGDIVGEHTVLFAGEGERVEITHKASSRMTFAAGAVRAAVWLQQQRTGLYDMQDVLGLNNR; this is encoded by the coding sequence ATGTCTGCCACCATTAGAGTTGCCCTGGCCGGGGTAAACGGCCGCATGGGCAAAGTGCTGGTTGAGGCCGTAGCCGCCAATCCGCACACCGTGCTTACCGGCGCGCTGGAACACGCAGGCTCCGAAGCCTTAGGCTTGGATGCCGGCCATGCTTCCGGCTTGAAAACGGGCGTAGCCGTCAGCAGCGACATCGATGCCGTGCTCGCCAACTGCGACGTGCTCATCGATTTCACCCGCCCCAACGTTTCAGGTAGCCTTTTGCCCCGCTGCGCCGAGCACGGCATCAAAATGGTTATCGGCACCACCGGTTTCGACGAAGCGGGCAAAGCCGCCATCGCCGCCGCCGCAGAACACACCGGCATCGTGTTTGCCGCCAACTTCAGCATCGGCGTAAACCTCACCTTCCACATCCTCGACACCGTAACCCGCGTGCTGAACGAAGGCTACGACATCGAAATCATCGAAGCACACCACCGCCACAAAGTGGACGCCCCCAGCGGCACCGCCCTGCGTATGGGCGAAGTGATTGCCCACGCCCTCGGCCGCAACCTGGCCGACTGCGCCGTGTATGGCCGCGAAGGCCACACCGGCGCGCGCAGCCCGCAAACCATCGGTTTTGCCACCGTGCGCGGCGGCGACATCGTGGGCGAACACACCGTCCTGTTTGCCGGCGAAGGCGAGCGCGTGGAAATCACCCACAAAGCCTCCAGCCGCATGACCTTTGCCGCCGGCGCCGTGCGTGCCGCCGTGTGGCTGCAACAGCAACGCACCGGCCTATACGACATGCAAGACGTATTGGGCCTAAACAACCGTTAA
- a CDS encoding oxidative damage protection protein: MTRMVNCIKLGKEAPGLKFPPLPNDLGKRIFEHVSQEAWDAWTRHQTMLINENRLSLADPRARQYLAQQMENYFFGDGEADTVQGYVPPAE; this comes from the coding sequence ATGACCCGCATGGTAAACTGCATCAAACTGGGCAAAGAAGCGCCCGGCCTCAAATTCCCGCCCCTGCCCAACGATTTGGGCAAGCGCATTTTCGAACACGTATCGCAAGAAGCATGGGATGCCTGGACGCGCCACCAAACCATGCTCATCAACGAAAACCGCCTCAGCCTGGCCGACCCGCGCGCCCGCCAGTATCTCGCCCAGCAGATGGAAAACTACTTCTTCGGCGACGGCGAAGCCGACACGGTGCAAGGCTACGTTCCGCCCGCCGAATAA